The Pseudomonadota bacterium genome segment ATCGCGTGGCCGACGCCGGAGTCCGGGATCCCGGCGACGATGTCGACCGCCGCCGTGTCCCGCCTGGCGAGGGCGGCGCCGCAGCGGTTGCGCGCCACCTCGGTGTTCAGGCCCTCGTAGCTGGACGCGGGGTAGCCGTAGTAGATCCACAGGAACGAGCAGATCTGCATGTGCTCGCCGGGCGGCACGAGCTGCTCGACGCTGTCCGCCGTCACGCGGACGACCTCGCCCGGGCGCAGCTGGCGCTCCACCTCGTAGCCGAGGTTCGGCAGGGCGCACGTCTCGAGCGTCACGGCGTACGCGCCGTCCTTGCGCCCGAGCGCGATAGGCGTCCTGCCGAGCCTGTCGCGCGCCGCGTACAGGCAGTTCTCGGTCAGGATCAGGAGCGAGCACGAGCCGTCGACGACCTCCTGGACGCGCCGGATCCCGGCGATGATGGAGTCCTCGCAGTTGATGAGCGCGGCGACGAGCTCGGTCTGGTTGATCTCGTTCGTCTTGAGCTCGCTGAAGTGCACGCCGCGGTTCTTGAGGACCTCCTCGGCGAGCGCGGAGATGTTGTCGATCCGGCCCACGGTGGCCAGGGCGAAGCGGCCGTGGTGCGAGCAGTTGAGCAGCGGCTGATCCTCGTAGTCGCTGATCACGCCGAGCCCGAGGTTCCCGTGGTGCTTCGGCAGATCCTCCTCGAACTTCGTGCGGAACGGCGAGTTCGTGATGTCGTGGATGTTCCGCTGGAAGCCGTCCCGGTTCTTGACGACCATGCCGCCGCGGCGCGTGCCGAGGTGCGAGTGGTAGTCGGTGCCGTAGAAGATATCCGCGACGCAGTCGCTGCGAGATGCCACGCCGAAGAAGCCGCCCATCGTGATCTCCTGTCGCTCGAACCCGCGCGACGGTGTCGCGTCGAGGCGCCCCTTTGCGGAGCGGACACGAGTTTCCGACATCGACGCTGGGCTGGCAAGCGGAACACGAGGCTCGAGGACGTTTGCGGGCGGCGGCGCGACTTGGTATGAATTCCATATGCGCGCCGCAAGAGCAGCTTCCGTCGTCGCCGCGATCATCGTCGCAGTCGCGGTCTGCGCCGCGGCGGGGAAGCTGCCGTGGCAGCGCCGCATCGGGCGCAACGTCGACATCCAGCACAAGCTCCAGCACGAGCGGGTGACGCCCGAGATGTGGCCGCCCGAGCCCGTGTCGCCCCCGCTCGCGGAGGTCGACGCCGAGCGGCTCACGGACGCGCTGCTCGCCCTGTGCGGTCCGCAGGAGCGCACGCGGCTCGCCGAGTACGCGGGCGCGATCCTGGACGAAGCGGCGCGGTTCGGCGTGGATCCGTTCCTCGTCGGCGCGCTCATCTATGATCGTTCGGAGTGCCTGCCCAAGACCCCGGACAGCGCCACGACGTACGGCCTGACGCGGATCGACGTCACCATGCACGCGCCGCACATCCGGAACGGGGAGTACAGGTACTTCGTGCGCGGCGAAGACGGATGGGAGGAGCGGCGTCTCCGGGCGGACGCGCATCCGTTCAACAGGTGGAAGGCCGCGACCTGGCGCTCCAACATCTACTGGACCGCGGCGATCCTGCACGTGCTCGCAAAGCAGTGCCCGAGCCTCGACGCGGCGTTCCCGGAGGTCTTGCACCGGCACGCCGTCTCCCACTGGTTCTTCGGCGACAACGTCAAGAGCATCGAGCCGGAGGATCGCGTGCTCGCGCAGCGGCGCAGGCTGCTCGGGTACTACCGTGGCGATCCGCCGGCGAAGGCGGGCTCGGCCTTCGGCGTGGAGCTCGTTTCCCCGCTGGACGGCACGCCGCGGCTCGTGCTCGACAGCTTCGGCAACCGGCGCGGCAAGAAGCGCGGCCCGGGCCACCAGGGGATCGATCTCGTGGCCTCCCGGGGCGAGCCGGTGCGGGCGGTGGCTCCCGGGCGGGTCGTGTTTGCCGGGGTCGATCTCTCGACGGGCAGCGAGCCGCTCACACCCGAGTCCGCGCCCGCCTTCCCCCTGAAGCGGATGGGGAAGGGCGGCCTGTACGTCATCATCCACCACGGCGACGGGCTGCGCAGCCTGTACATGCACCTCGACACCATCGCGGTGCGCGACTGGGACGAGGTCGAGGCCGGACAGATCGTCGGCACCGTCGGCCGCACCGGTACCGTGCAGTCCGGCGCGCACCTGCACCTCGAGCTGCGGAACGGGACGCAACGGATCAATCCCGCGCCCTAT includes the following:
- a CDS encoding amidophosphoribosyltransferase — translated: MGGFFGVASRSDCVADIFYGTDYHSHLGTRRGGMVVKNRDGFQRNIHDITNSPFRTKFEEDLPKHHGNLGLGVISDYEDQPLLNCSHHGRFALATVGRIDNISALAEEVLKNRGVHFSELKTNEINQTELVAALINCEDSIIAGIRRVQEVVDGSCSLLILTENCLYAARDRLGRTPIALGRKDGAYAVTLETCALPNLGYEVERQLRPGEVVRVTADSVEQLVPPGEHMQICSFLWIYYGYPASSYEGLNTEVARNRCGAALARRDTAAVDIVAGIPDSGVGHAIGYATERGVPYRRPFVKYTPTWPRSFMPQEQRVRDLVARMKLIPIREIIDGRRILFCEDSIVRGTQLRDIITRVFDHGAKEIHMRPACPPLVFGCKFLNFSRSRSELDLAARKAVLEIDGDANAHLEEYADPTTDRYNRMVESIRARLGLTTLSYQLLSDMIEAISLPREKLCTYCWTGEDPHPLRRAQ
- a CDS encoding M23 family metallopeptidase codes for the protein MRAARAASVVAAIIVAVAVCAAAGKLPWQRRIGRNVDIQHKLQHERVTPEMWPPEPVSPPLAEVDAERLTDALLALCGPQERTRLAEYAGAILDEAARFGVDPFLVGALIYDRSECLPKTPDSATTYGLTRIDVTMHAPHIRNGEYRYFVRGEDGWEERRLRADAHPFNRWKAATWRSNIYWTAAILHVLAKQCPSLDAAFPEVLHRHAVSHWFFGDNVKSIEPEDRVLAQRRRLLGYYRGDPPAKAGSAFGVELVSPLDGTPRLVLDSFGNRRGKKRGPGHQGIDLVASRGEPVRAVAPGRVVFAGVDLSTGSEPLTPESAPAFPLKRMGKGGLYVIIHHGDGLRSLYMHLDTIAVRDWDEVEAGQIVGTVGRTGTVQSGAHLHLELRNGTQRINPAPYFRDVLVDPDTMESGPADAGAN